One window of the Macaca thibetana thibetana isolate TM-01 chromosome 1, ASM2454274v1, whole genome shotgun sequence genome contains the following:
- the RGS1 gene encoding regulator of G-protein signaling 1 has product MRAAAISTPKLDKMPGMFFSANPKELKGTAHSLLDDKMQKRRPKTFGMDMKAYLRSMIPHLESGMKSSKSKDILSAAEVMQWSLSLEKLLANQTGQKIFGSFLKSEFSEENIEFWLACEDYKKTESDLLPCKAEEIYKVFVHSDAAKQINIDFRTRESTAKKIKAPTPTCFDEAQKVIYTLMEKDSYPRFLKSDIYLNLLNDLQANSLK; this is encoded by the exons ATGCGCGCAGCAGCCATCTCCACTCCAAAGTTAGACAAAATGCCAGGAATGTTCTTCTCTGCTaacccaaaggaattgaaaggaACCGCTCATTCACTTCTAGACGACAAAATGCAAAAAAGGAGGCCAAAGACTTT TGGAATGGATATGAAAGCATACCTGAGATCCATGATCCCACATCTGGAATCTGGAATGAAATCTTCCAAGTCCAAGGACAT ACTTTCTGCTGCTGAAGTAATGCAATGGTCTCTGTCACTGGAAAAACTTCTTGCCAACCAAA CTGGTCAAAAAATCTTTGGAAGTTTCCTAAAGTCTGAATTCAGTGAGGAGAATATTGAGTTCTGGCTGGCTTGTGAAGACTATAAGAAAACAGAGTCTGATCTTTTGCCCTGCAAAGCAGAAGAGATATATAAAGTATTTGTGCATTCAGATGCTGCTAAACAA atcAATATTGACTTCCGCACTCGAGAATCTACAGCCAAGAAGATTAAAGCACCAACCCCCACATGTTTTGATGAAGCACAAAAAGTTATATATACTCTTATGGAAAAGGACTCTTATCCCAGGTTCCTCAAATCAGATATTTACTTAAATCTTCTAAATGACCTGCAGGCTAATAGCCTAAAGTGA